A window of Ruania suaedae contains these coding sequences:
- a CDS encoding DUF6458 family protein — MGIGGGIFLLVVGAILAFAVRDSIDAVDLTTIGYICMGAGALALILSLVINAQRRRTAHTATVEHHETGLPPQDQPPRY, encoded by the coding sequence ATGGGTATCGGTGGCGGAATCTTCTTGCTGGTGGTCGGCGCGATCCTCGCGTTCGCCGTCCGGGACAGCATCGACGCGGTCGACCTCACCACGATCGGTTACATCTGCATGGGCGCCGGGGCACTCGCGCTGATCCTCTCCCTCGTGATCAACGCCCAGCGCCGGCGCACCGCTCACACCGCGACCGTGGAGCACCACGAGACCGGCCTGCCGCCGCAGGACCAGCCCCCGCGGTACTGA